The Arachis hypogaea cultivar Tifrunner chromosome 14, arahy.Tifrunner.gnm2.J5K5, whole genome shotgun sequence genome has a segment encoding these proteins:
- the LOC112741113 gene encoding uncharacterized protein, with translation MLSVIRGKLGRLCSKIWWTLWKRPRSKVVIRRFRKLSCKSQSRAELWKCDKKATIHSNGGEAGRPIRVATFNVAMFSLAPAVSELDHGQGGSNRKNSKMVEFPKSILKQSPLHCDSKIVPRSNLKVSINLPDNEISLANSRLLASMREKEGTSVPARSPVCFPFLMNQYEGIDKLTSSRSILEVLREIDADVVALQDVKAEEEKGMRPLSDLAGALGMKYVFAESWAPEFGNAILSKWPIKRCRVQKIADDEDFRNVLKATIDVPWAGEINFHSTQLDHLDESWRMKQVNAIIHSNDPPHILAGGLNSLCGADYSSQRWNDIVKYYEKLGKPRPKTDVMNLMNSKDYVDSKDYAGEFEPIVIIAKGQNVQGTCKYGTRVDYILASPNSPYKYVPGSYSVISSKGTSDHHIVKVDIVKMNTFAHRQCRKLKNKVVRIRTPPCSASATAVCKSTPSYLIETKPQI, from the exons AAACTGAGCTGCAAGAGTCAATCAAGAGCAGAACTTTGGAAGTGTGACAAGAAAGCTACAATACACTCAAATGGTGGTGAAGCTGGAAGGCCGATTCGTGTGGCGACATTCAATGTTGCCATGTTTTCTCTTGCTCCTGCAGTCTCAGAATTGGATCATGGACAAGGAGGATCCAACAGGAAGAATTCCAAAATGGTTGAATTTCCAAAGAGTATACTAAAGCAATCTCCATTGCATTGTGATAGCAAGATTGTTCCAAGATCAAACTTGAAGGTTTCAATTAATCTTCCTGATAATGAGATCTCATTGGCAAACAGTAGATTGCTTGCATCAATGAGGGAAAAAGAAGGGACAAGCGTTCCTGCTCGCTCCCCGGTGTGCTTTCCTTTCCTTATGAATCAGTATGAGGGAATTGACAAGTTGACAAGCAGCAGAAGCATTCTAGAAGTTCTCCGGGAGATCGACGCGGATGTGGTGGCACTGCAGGATGTGAAGGCTGAGGAAGAGAAAGGGATGAGGCCTCTCTCTGATTTGGCAGGTGCCTTGGGGATGAAGTATGTGTTTGCTGAGAGTTGGGCACCAGAATTTGGAAATGCCATCTTATCCAAATGGCCTATTAAGAGGTGCAGAGTTCAGAAGATTGCTGATGATGAAGATTTCAG GAATGTGTTGAAGGCCACAATTGATGTGCCATGGGCAGGGGAAATCAATTTCCACTCTACTCAACTTGATCATTTGGATGAGAGTTGGAGAATGAAGCAAGTTAATGCCATAATCCATTCCAATGACCCTCCTCACATCTTGGCAGGAGGTCTCAATTCTCTTTGTGGAGCTGATTACTCGTCTCAGCGATGGAATGATATTGTTAAG TACTATGAGAAGCTAGGAAAGCCAAGACCAAAGACAGATGTGATGAACTTGATGAACTCAAAAGACTATGTTGATTCAAAGGACTATGCAGGCGAATTCGAACCAATCGTCATCATCGCCAAAGGCCAAA ATGTGCAGGGGACATGTAAGTATGGAACAAGGGTGGATTACATTTTGGCTTCGCCTAATTCGCCATACAAATATGTTCCAGGTTCATACTCAGTGATTTCTTCAAAGGGAACTTCTGATCACCACATTGTGAAGGTGGACATTGTGAAAATGAACACTTTTGCTCACAGACAATGCAGGAAGCTAAAGAATAAGGTTGTGAGAATAAGAACACCACCTTGTTCTGCTTCTGCAACTGCTGTATGCAAATCAACACCATCATACTTGATTGAAACCAAGCCACAAATTTGA